The sequence gcaatcgtagggtcgaaatactttatagagacagtgattacacgattcaagaacgaattcgggcagtcaattcatacccgaTTTCTAACAGGTAATTCCTTtttgtataattatttcattaacAGTATATGGTATGGGTGGAACAGTGCCTCTTTATGGTGAATCAAATAACGTAAGATTCAGTTAAAACATTTATAACGTTGTTTGAACTAACCATTACAAAAAATGCATGTCATATCTACATATCATTTAAAGTAACTACTTTAAGCATAATCAaagattttttcttttttttggaaCTGCAAAAATTTTATTAACAACACCAACCACACCCTCCTAGTAAGGCACTAGGAAGGGGGCCCAACAACTACAATGGCTTGAGAAGCCATGAGTTCCAATTACAATTACGTTTGCTTCTACTAACAATCCAACTAAACAAAAAACTTTTTATAGAATCAAATAAAATCTCTTTTTTCAAGCGAGGCGAACCAAAAAGCACACTATAGCACCAACAATCGCGAAAAGCTTGACTTTAGCATCAAAAGTGAGAGGCTCATCATTGTACCAATCGATCCAAGAAGCCCACGAGGATACAATAGGAATGTTTAGGTCAACCCAAACCTGAATCTTAGACCATAAATCAAGAGCTAAAGGGCATTAAAAAAAAATATGATCCACCGATTCGATGTGACAATTACACGTGAGGCACCCAATATCGTCAATCACTATACCTCTCTTGTAAAAATTCAAACGAGTAGGAAGTCTATCCCACACAACCCACCATAAAAAAGATGTTAACCTTCCTTGGAATTTCTTTAATCCATATAGAGGCCACCTCCGTCGAAGGCAATCTTGCCTCATCCAACTGTTTACGAGTTTCGCTAACATTGAACATACCATTACTCGAAATAAACCATTCCCAAGTATCCAGCTAATTGTGCAGCTCAATATCACCTAAATGATCCAGAAGCAAATTAAGGACAGCCGCATTTCTTGGCCCAATATCCCGAGTCCAATCCCAAGCCCAAGATCCATTTGCAATTCGAGAGCTAAGTAAACAATCCGGGTTAGAATAGAGATGCATAAGACAATCAAATTTAGAGGCAAAAGAACCATCACCTTTCCAGTTGTCCTTCCAAAATTTAATAGAGTTAGCGTTCCCCACTTTAACTCGAAGAACATTAACCGGAAGAGAACCATCCGTTTTAAGTTTGTGAAATAATTTTACAATATTTAACCAAATACTTGAACCTTAAATATTACCATGAATCCCACCATCACTTCCATAGATCGCTTTAATAACCGACACCCACATTGCATCATTATTCATATACAAACGCCAAACCCATTTAAGAAGTAATGAATGATTGAAAGCATGAATACTTCCAATAGATAAACCTCCGTTTTCCTTCGAAGCTAGCTCTTGATCCCGTCTAATCCAATGCATCCTTCTATTATCGTTAGTGCTTCCCCAAAAAAATGAAGCACGAATATTCTCAACATCATTAACAACCGTTTTGGGGCATTTATATAGGGAAAGATAATAAATGCCCATCGATCCAAGAACCGATTTTACTAAAGTTGCCTGACTACTAATTGATAATAAGTTTGCTTGCCATCTGGATAGCTTTTTTTTAAACCGTTCAATGAAACCATACCAATTATTAACCCGATTCATCGAGACACCCATTTGAAGACCAAGGTACGTAAATGGTAATGTACCTTTAGAACAATGAGCAATATCCAACATCGACTCTAAATCACTTTCATTCGCCCCAATACCGTATAAATATGATTTAGCCAAGTTGATGGTTAATCCCGAAGCCTCATGAAACGTGGCAAGGACTTGAAGGATTGCAACTAAATTATTTCTATGCCAGTTACAAACAAAAATTGCGTCATAGGCATAAAATAAGTGAGAAACAGAAATTGGAGGATTACTGACCGTAGCACCACAGAAATGGCCTTCCAGAATTTTTTCTTTGATGCAAATATGTAACCCTTCCATCACAATCAAAAATAGGAAaggatgtgacgccccgtacaaatccatcgtgtacggatcatcaataacaggatcattacaaggtcaaacactatatgctgtttgaaaaccaattttgcattcataaaagataacgtttacaaaagataacgtgacacaaaggtcgttacaaagtcattatttgaaaataacataaattacgaatgcaaaagaaaatttccatgattgagacatctctaagtaatgcagcggaattctagcacagcaggtccttaacagcaagtctaaatagTGGAAGCGATAaacctctaaacacctgagaaaacatgcttaaaaacgtcaacaataatgttggtgagctatagtttaagttgtaacagtaatgtaaggtaggccacgagatttcaatgtttcaaaacagtatgaaaagtatatgtttaaccgtgggcacttggtaactaatttaacgtttataacccctaaaagtacacttggcaagtgcgtatgtttacgaagtattaaacacccgttaaatgctagcgcgactagcccgagtgggtatgtcaaaccctatgaatccatatctaagattcacgttcaccggttcaaaaaccaatgactaaacgttaccgagctaaggagaaagtttatgccgttgtataacccacacatatataaagtttaagtactcgtgcctagtatgtaaaacgtaaaaagcacatgtattctcagtcccaaaatagatagagtaaaaagggatgctataactcacagtgataagagcggtaaagtcgataatgaaagtatgcaagtagtaagtcggtccgaaaggtcgtcaaactaagtcaaaggttactaggtcagtatgttatcctcataagttctaatagtgcataaaataagtttaagtgtcatcatcatcatcattcatcattgtaaaagttaagtaagtttaacaagtatagaggtcaaaacaataggctgactttgatcagctactacggcctctacgtaaatcgaaaagacgcgtaatcagtggccatggctccgtatgggagtcctctagtttctgaccaatttccagaaccaaaatcgtcttcgtttgaccgtggtgatgatttaagtgcgagtaggtcagaaatttcagcacaacgttaatagggtgtagtgactttcggaaggccataaatcctaaaccgtaactcggattaagacgaggtctaaacagaaaatcatctactcgaaccgaaataactgaaaattaactttccagtagcccaggtggtttgatcagatcccaaaaacagtaagcaaggtgctccggtgggattcttagtgcttgatgctcatcacggttctcatccttgatgcttgtagcttcaagtgtaaaactcgttgatggtttagcatcaccttgactaagattctaccatcaacacacaatatgttaagaccaagtaagaacacaactcatttaagagtcttagatggatgatgaaccaaggttacatcatatccttagtcttaacacaattacaagttacatttacaactaaggctacaaactttacttcaatcaagcaagtatgaacataatctaagtcaaataaagtgatggaactctaagctagagagcttggatccttttcacacaagttataaggtcacaaagatagaaagcttgaacctttagtgttcttgaagaccttgaagcataaagcttagatctttaagttatatgaagaccaaaaacacaagttttgatctttataacaaaataatgagatcataagttaggaaaattagatccaacaaaatatatgaagatttaagctagaaagcttgcatcttggttgttcttgaagatcttgaagcataaagcttgaatctttaagttacatgaagattataaacacaagtttgaatctttataacaaaataacaagattaaagttaaaagatatagatctacaaagtaggtgaagattcaaagctagaaagcttgaatcttctatgttcttgaaggattcaaatccaagtttgaatctacaagatgtaatcaagatcaaagctaaaaagcttgatcctttattgatgatgatgaacatgaaaatgataagagaagaaggagaagaaattcaaaaacttacaagttttagagtgagaaagactagagaggaaataagagagtaagtgtgcgtgaaatataaatgagagcaagtgtaaaacgGATTGAATAagacttgtatttataggtgaatgagggtgtGGGTGGGTGGTGATGGCCGTGATTTTCAAGGGGGATAAGGGGGGGCAAACTTTTGCTttctggttaatggttgtctaaagttggtgcttatgttaggatctcatgcaacattaaggataatacttgacaaaaatgctagcatgtcccctctaataaatgggcatgtgtcttacttattaatgggtcactatctattaataattaggctaattaaatagtcctctaactagtgtagggtgggctaaggcccaacaaggtagaaagtccaacaagactagctAGTAAGTATAAGTAAATtagtacgcgtaattaagcattcaataacccaagtaattattattataaaataataattaagatttcgtagtcataatattccgattacgaaaaaagttaaacatgtacgcagtacgcagtttgttcgtaacgtcaagtgacactaacggtcataaaggcttccggtgatcaaattaagtgacctacgtacttaaaggcacattttaacacataaatgaaagtaagccatgtgtataaagattccaaagtataaagtagcacagtacgtacaaatacgcagtttcgcaaaaacacaaggcacaaaaacaagtcgaaaaagtcgggtcgttacattacccacctgttaatggaaatttcgtcccgaaattttaagctgaggcaggtgttggagtcgggaaaaggtgaggattcttctgcatcatttgatcctctcgttcccaggtaaactcgggtccacgtttggcattccatcggactcgaacaattggaatcttgttgcgtttcaaagtcttaacctcacgatccataacttcgacaggttcctccacgaaatggagtttgtcatcaatcgtaagctcatcgaaagggatgataagttctggttcggcaagacatttcttcagattcgacacgtgaaaagtaaggtgaactgcgctcaactgagtcagaagatccaaacggtaagaaacgggtccaatacgctccaagacttcaaaaggaccaatatatcgcgggtttaactttctgcactttccaaaatggatcacaccatTCCAAGGtgagaccttcaacattacacggttacccacgttgaattcgaagtctttacgtttaaggtcggcataactcttttggcgatcacgggccgccttaagtctcgcttgaatttggacaatattctcggttgtttcatggactacctcgggtccggtgatttgcttttcacctaattcggcccaacaaataggagaacggcatttgcggccatacaacgcttcaaacggtgcggcattaatactcgtgtgataactgttgttgtaagagaattcagctagcggcaaatgtctctcccaagcctttccgaagtcaataacacaggcacgcaacatgtcctccaaagtctgaatcgttcgttcgctctgaccgtcggtttgTAGGTGATACGCTGTGCTTATGTCGAGACgatttcccaaggcttcttgcaaagaacgccaaaatctggaagcaaaatggggatcgcaatctgagataatcgataagggcataccatgacgggatacaacctctttgatgtatagttgagcgagtctctccatcgtatccgtttccttcatggctaagaagtgtgcagatttagtaagtcggtcaacgataacctagatggtatcataaccgcctaccgtctttggtagcttcgtaatgaagtccattgttatcctttcccacttccattgcggtatttctggttgttgaagtaatccagatggcctttgatgttcggccttaactttcgagcaagtcaaacacttactaacataagttacaacatccttcttaagattaggccaccaatactgttccttgagatcgtggtacattttaccggctcctggatgaatcgaatatctcgacttgtgggcttcatctagtataaggctctatagatctccataactaggtacccaaatccttccggcaaagcatcggagtccagtctccttaacctcgaatcgtgaaacgagaatgttcaagtgttcttgagaaatattatcctctttgagagcctcatcttaggctactCGAATCTGGCtcttgagatttgaatgaatggtgatgctcaaggcgcggacacgaagaggtaccgtcctctcctttcggctcaggtTATCGGCTACAACATTTACCTTTCCAGGATGctaatgaagttcacaatcatagtcgttcagcgtctcgatccatcgttgctgcctcatgttcagttgtttctgatcgaatatgtgctggaggcttttgtggtcggtgaagatggtacttttagttccataaagatagtgtctccacaatttgagcgcaaagacaacggctccaagctcgaggtcgtgagtagtgtagtttcgctcatgaatctttagttgactagaagcataggcaataaccttcgatctttgcatcaatacgcaaccaaaaccatttttcgaggcatcacaatatacgatgaaatcatcactgccttcagaaagagataagataggtgcagtggtcaatttctgcttcatgttttgaaatgctgattcgtattctttttcccaaacgaacttcttccctttgtgagtcagcgcagtcaaaggacgcgtaatcagagagaaaccttcaataaatcttcggtagtaaccggcaagacctagaaattggcggatgtgagtcggag comes from Rutidosis leptorrhynchoides isolate AG116_Rl617_1_P2 chromosome 4, CSIRO_AGI_Rlap_v1, whole genome shotgun sequence and encodes:
- the LOC139841936 gene encoding uncharacterized protein, giving the protein MDLYGASHPFLFLIVMEGLHICIKEKILEGHFCGATVSNPPISVSHLFYAYDAIFVCNWHRNNLVAILQVLATFHEASGLTINLAKSYLYGIGANESDLESMLDIAHCSKGTLPFTYLGLQMGVSMNRVNNWYGFIERFKKKLSRWQANLLSISSQATLVKSVLGSMGIYYLSLYKCPKTVVNDVENIRASFFWGSTNDNRRMHWIRRDQELASKENGGLSIGSIHAFNHSLLLKWVWRLYMNNDAMWVSVIKAIYGSDGGIHALDLWSKIQVWVDLNIPIVSSWASWIDWYNDEPLTFDAKVKLFAIVGAIVCFLVRLA